From Aedes albopictus strain Foshan chromosome 1, AalbF5, whole genome shotgun sequence, one genomic window encodes:
- the LOC115258075 gene encoding zinc finger and BTB domain-containing protein 17-like: MERSSCLTCGQTPETFHVISGTEDISNVICQHFWFQMDFLQTAIICELCWQTVYQFHCFYEDVKKYHEQLSVANEVPNSIFIKREAIEFEADVERSTVEEDVLLGEEGEVQIAEDPNKLSIEADQLPSVSMKQIKSRSSDGQIVKKLTKKKIAQNRKLEFDQRRQTEDTFIKQHLPYNCDECPLKFEDFISIRRHRINLHGKDYIACCGNQYTSRRLLFQHVQGTLNPEAFKCELCNKTYKLNVGYVNHKQRCHPNDDPFRCDQCPKRFTTQAALDRHIAIHARFQKEKPTERPKCEICGKSFYRALGLKEHMDAVHEKKAVYVCEICTKPFARQWMFKEHRMTHEYTADELKKQCPICKRWQKNLRLWKKHMSRHKGEGAHKCDQCEHVSVSLIGLKQHVDRMHEKKLECVCDLCGKVYGHPVTLKEHVANAHTKEPLYQCRFCEKKFYSCATMSTHRKKEHPKEWQEYMDAKYGFEKAGKVEDHNSA; the protein is encoded by the exons ATGGAAAGATCGTCGTGTTTAACGTGTGGTCAAACACCAGAAACATTCCACGTTATATCAGGGACCGAAGACATCAGTAATGTTATCTGTCAGCATTTTTGGTTTCAG ATGGATTTTCTGCAAACTGCCATCATCTGCGAGCTCTGCTGGCAAACAGTTTACCAATTCCATTGCTTCTACGAAGACGTTAAAAAATACCATGAGCAGCTGTCGGTAGCGAACGAGGTGCCGAACTCGATTTTCATCAAGCGCGAAGCGATTGAGTTCGAAGCAGACGTCGAAAGAAGCACAGTCGAGGAAGATGTCTTGCTCGGTGAAGAAGGTGAAGTCCAGATTGCAGAGGACCCCAATAAACTGTCGATAGAGGCTGATCAGTTGCCTTCAGTCTCGATGAAACAAATAAAGTCAAGATCATCAGACGGTCAGATCGTTAAGAAACTAACTAAAAAGAAGATAGCTCAAAACCGGAAATTAGAATTCGACCAAAGAAGACAAACCGAAGACACTTTCATCAAGCAGCATTTGCCCTATAACTGTGACGAGTGCCCTTTGAAATTTGAAGATTTCATCTCGATACGTCGCCACAGGATCAATCTCCATGGCAAGGATTACATCGCGTGCTGCGGTAACCAGTACACCAGTCGAAGGTTACTGTTCCAACATGTTCAGGGTACGCTCAACCCGGAAGCATTCAAATGCGAGCTGTGCAACAAAACGTACAAGTTGAACGTGGGATACGTCAATCACAAGCAGAGATGCCATCCGAACGACGATCCATTCCGATGTGATCAATGCCCGAAGCGTTTCACTACGCAAGCAGCGCTCGATCGTCACATTGCAATCCATGCAAGGTTTCAGAAAGAGAAACCAACCGAAAGACCCAAGTGCGAAATCTGTGGCAAATCTTTCTATAGAGCCCTTGGGTTGAAGGAGCACATGGATGCCGTTCACGAGAAAAAGGCCGTGTACGTGTGCGAGATTTGCACGAAACCATTTGCCAGACAGTGGATGTTCAAGGAGCATCGGATGACACACGAGTACACCGCCGACGAGCTGAAGAAACAGTGCCCGATCTGCAAGCGGTGGCAGAAGAACCTACGGCTGTGGAAGAAACATATGAGTCGACACAAAGGTGAAGGAGCGCACAAATGTGACCAATGCGAGCACGTTTCGGTCAGCTTGATCGGACTGAAGCAACACGTCGATCGGATGCACGAGAAAAAGTTGGAATGTGTGTGCGATCTGTGCGGCAAAGTGTACGGACACCCAGTTACATTGAAGGAACACGTTGCCAACGCGCACACGAAAGAACCGCTGTACCAGTGCCGGTTCTGCGAGAAGAAATTCTACTCCTGCGCCACCATGTCCACGCACAGAAAGAAAGAGCACCCGAAGGAGTGGCAGGAGTACATGGACGCTAAATATGGGTTCGAAAAAGCGGGGAAAGTTGAGGACCACAATTCGGCGTAA